In one Rhinopithecus roxellana isolate Shanxi Qingling chromosome 1, ASM756505v1, whole genome shotgun sequence genomic region, the following are encoded:
- the MUC20 gene encoding mucin-20 isoform X2 — protein MNSSCKGPSSRRADAAMTVDDTEVLAMTPAPGHAALETQTLSSESSCRSSAPAGPTPEAETRGTESISPATETRTSTGTPPDCMVLIATSADTSAATGGPEGPGTTTTETVTGSDPEEAVSDTLRTDDSSEEAKTPMIALKSQSTLAHTSTEAKGLASDSSASSDGPHPAITPSWSLGSGVTLLTEALVTVTPIEVINSSITEIETTTSSIPGASDTDHSPTEGVKASPTSNPPALPDSTDAKPHSTEATASAETLSTASTTESTAPDATVRNPLPTNSTTEREVTAPRATTVSGTLATVSRNPLEETSALSVETPSYVKVSGAALVSTEAGSAVGKTASFAGCSASSYSTSKATIKNFTPSETPTTDITTKGPFRTSRDPLPSVPPTTANSSRGTNSTLAKTTTSAKTPMKPPTATPTTAQTRPNTDVSTGRGDRNMFHTQEALAPAERSLRCQAVPPASCENVGFFLLRLSVASSEDLTDPRVAERLMQQLRQGLHAHVPHFQVSLLRIRRG, from the exons GCCCCAGCAGCCGCAGAGCAGACGCTGCGATGACAGTGGACGACACAGAAGTGCTCGCTATGACTCCAGCACCAGGCCACGCCGCTCTGGAAACTCAGACTCTGAGTTCTGAGAGCTCCTGTAGGTCCTCAGCCCCAGCCGGCCCCACTCCAGAGGCAGAGACCAGGGGAACCGAGAGCATCTCCCCTGCAACAGAGACCAGGACTTCCACAGGAACACCTCCCGACTGCATGGTGCTGATCGCCACCTCTGCGGACACATCAGCCGCCACTGGCGGCCCGGAGGGACCTGGAACGACCACAACTGAGACCGTCACAGGCAGTGATCCCGAGGAAGCCGTCTCCGACACCCTTCGCACCGATGATAGCTCTGAAGAGGCAAAGACACCGATGATAGCTCTGAAGAGCCAATCGACATTGGCTCACACCTCCACAGAAGCTAAGGGCCTGGCCTCAGACAGCAGTGCCTCTTCCGACGGCCCCCATCCAGCCATCACCCCCTCATGGTCCCTGGGATCTGGCGTCACTCTCCTCACTGAAGCCCTGGTGACCGTCACCCCCATCGAGGTTATCAATTCCAgcatcacagaaatagaaacaacgACTTCCAGCATCCCTGGGGCCTCAGACACAGATCACAGCCCCACGGAAGGGGTGAAGGCCTCGCCCACCTCCAATCCACCAGCTCTGCCTGACTCCACTGATGCAAAACCACACAGCACCGAGGCCACAGCCTCTGCCGAGACCCTGTCCACAGCCAGCACCACAGAGTCAACCGCACCTGATGCCACGGTTAGGAACCCACTCCCCACCAACAGCACCACAGAAAGAGAAGTGACAGCACCCAGGGCCACGACCGTCAGTGGAACTCTGGCCACAGTTAGCAGGAATCCCCTGGAAGAAACCTCAGCCCTCTCTGTTGAGACACCAAGTTACGTCAAAGTCTCAGGAGCAGCTCTCGTCTCCACAGAGGCCGGGTCAGCAGTGGGCAAAACAGCTTCCTTTGCTGGGTGCTCTGCTTCCTCCTACAGCACCTCAAAAGCCACCATCAAGAACTTCACCCCTTCAGAGACACCGACCACGGACATCACAACCAAAGGGCCCTTCCGCACCAGCAGGGACCCTCTTCCTTCTGTCCCTCCAACTACAGCCAACAGCAGCCGAGGGACGAACAGCACCTTAGCCAAGACCACAACCTCAGCGAAGACCCCGATGAAGCCCCCAACAGCCACGCCCACCACTGCTCAGACGAGGCCAAACACAGACGTGAGTACAG GCAGGGGCGATAGAAACATGTTTCACACCCAGGAAGCATTGGCCCCCGCTGAACGTTCTCTCCGATGCCAGGCAGTGCCACCAGCTTCAT GTGAAAATGTAGGTTTCTTCCTCCTGCGGCTGAGTGTGGCCTCCTCGGAAGACCTCACTGACCCCAGAGTGGCAGAGAGGCTGATGCAGCAG CTCCGCCAGGGACTCCACGCCCACGTGCCTCACTTCCAGGTCTCCTTACTGCGCATCAGGAGAGGCTAA
- the MUC20 gene encoding mucin-20 isoform X3 — translation MGRLWGLALPLFFFCWEVAVSGSSAGPSSRRADAAMTVDDTEVLAMTPAPGHAALETQTLSSESSCRSSAPAGPTPEAETRGTESISPATETRTSTGTPPDCMVLIATSADTSAATGGPEGPGTTTTETVTGSDPEEAVSDTLRTDDSSEEAKTPMIALKSQSTLAHTSTEAKGLASDSSASSDGPHPAITPSWSLGSGVTLLTEALVTVTPIEVINSSITEIETTTSSIPGASDTDHSPTEGVKASPTSNPPALPDSTDAKPHSTEATASAETLSTASTTESTAPDATVRNPLPTNSTTEREVTAPRATTVSGTLATVSRNPLEETSALSVETPSYVKVSGAALVSTEAGSAVGKTASFAGCSASSYSTSKATIKNFTPSETPTTDITTKGPFRTSRDPLPSVPPTTANSSRGTNSTLAKTTTSAKTPMKPPTATPTTAQTRPNTDVSTGENVGFFLLRLSVASSEDLTDPRVAERLMQQLRQGLHAHVPHFQVSLLRIRRG, via the exons GCCCCAGCAGCCGCAGAGCAGACGCTGCGATGACAGTGGACGACACAGAAGTGCTCGCTATGACTCCAGCACCAGGCCACGCCGCTCTGGAAACTCAGACTCTGAGTTCTGAGAGCTCCTGTAGGTCCTCAGCCCCAGCCGGCCCCACTCCAGAGGCAGAGACCAGGGGAACCGAGAGCATCTCCCCTGCAACAGAGACCAGGACTTCCACAGGAACACCTCCCGACTGCATGGTGCTGATCGCCACCTCTGCGGACACATCAGCCGCCACTGGCGGCCCGGAGGGACCTGGAACGACCACAACTGAGACCGTCACAGGCAGTGATCCCGAGGAAGCCGTCTCCGACACCCTTCGCACCGATGATAGCTCTGAAGAGGCAAAGACACCGATGATAGCTCTGAAGAGCCAATCGACATTGGCTCACACCTCCACAGAAGCTAAGGGCCTGGCCTCAGACAGCAGTGCCTCTTCCGACGGCCCCCATCCAGCCATCACCCCCTCATGGTCCCTGGGATCTGGCGTCACTCTCCTCACTGAAGCCCTGGTGACCGTCACCCCCATCGAGGTTATCAATTCCAgcatcacagaaatagaaacaacgACTTCCAGCATCCCTGGGGCCTCAGACACAGATCACAGCCCCACGGAAGGGGTGAAGGCCTCGCCCACCTCCAATCCACCAGCTCTGCCTGACTCCACTGATGCAAAACCACACAGCACCGAGGCCACAGCCTCTGCCGAGACCCTGTCCACAGCCAGCACCACAGAGTCAACCGCACCTGATGCCACGGTTAGGAACCCACTCCCCACCAACAGCACCACAGAAAGAGAAGTGACAGCACCCAGGGCCACGACCGTCAGTGGAACTCTGGCCACAGTTAGCAGGAATCCCCTGGAAGAAACCTCAGCCCTCTCTGTTGAGACACCAAGTTACGTCAAAGTCTCAGGAGCAGCTCTCGTCTCCACAGAGGCCGGGTCAGCAGTGGGCAAAACAGCTTCCTTTGCTGGGTGCTCTGCTTCCTCCTACAGCACCTCAAAAGCCACCATCAAGAACTTCACCCCTTCAGAGACACCGACCACGGACATCACAACCAAAGGGCCCTTCCGCACCAGCAGGGACCCTCTTCCTTCTGTCCCTCCAACTACAGCCAACAGCAGCCGAGGGACGAACAGCACCTTAGCCAAGACCACAACCTCAGCGAAGACCCCGATGAAGCCCCCAACAGCCACGCCCACCACTGCTCAGACGAGGCCAAACACAGACGTGAGTACAG GTGAAAATGTAGGTTTCTTCCTCCTGCGGCTGAGTGTGGCCTCCTCGGAAGACCTCACTGACCCCAGAGTGGCAGAGAGGCTGATGCAGCAG CTCCGCCAGGGACTCCACGCCCACGTGCCTCACTTCCAGGTCTCCTTACTGCGCATCAGGAGAGGCTAA
- the MUC20 gene encoding mucin-20 isoform X1 — protein MGRLWGLALPLFFFCWEVAVSGSSAGPSSRRADAAMTVDDTEVLAMTPAPGHAALETQTLSSESSCRSSAPAGPTPEAETRGTESISPATETRTSTGTPPDCMVLIATSADTSAATGGPEGPGTTTTETVTGSDPEEAVSDTLRTDDSSEEAKTPMIALKSQSTLAHTSTEAKGLASDSSASSDGPHPAITPSWSLGSGVTLLTEALVTVTPIEVINSSITEIETTTSSIPGASDTDHSPTEGVKASPTSNPPALPDSTDAKPHSTEATASAETLSTASTTESTAPDATVRNPLPTNSTTEREVTAPRATTVSGTLATVSRNPLEETSALSVETPSYVKVSGAALVSTEAGSAVGKTASFAGCSASSYSTSKATIKNFTPSETPTTDITTKGPFRTSRDPLPSVPPTTANSSRGTNSTLAKTTTSAKTPMKPPTATPTTAQTRPNTDVSTGRGDRNMFHTQEALAPAERSLRCQAVPPASCENVGFFLLRLSVASSEDLTDPRVAERLMQQLRQGLHAHVPHFQVSLLRIRRG, from the exons GCCCCAGCAGCCGCAGAGCAGACGCTGCGATGACAGTGGACGACACAGAAGTGCTCGCTATGACTCCAGCACCAGGCCACGCCGCTCTGGAAACTCAGACTCTGAGTTCTGAGAGCTCCTGTAGGTCCTCAGCCCCAGCCGGCCCCACTCCAGAGGCAGAGACCAGGGGAACCGAGAGCATCTCCCCTGCAACAGAGACCAGGACTTCCACAGGAACACCTCCCGACTGCATGGTGCTGATCGCCACCTCTGCGGACACATCAGCCGCCACTGGCGGCCCGGAGGGACCTGGAACGACCACAACTGAGACCGTCACAGGCAGTGATCCCGAGGAAGCCGTCTCCGACACCCTTCGCACCGATGATAGCTCTGAAGAGGCAAAGACACCGATGATAGCTCTGAAGAGCCAATCGACATTGGCTCACACCTCCACAGAAGCTAAGGGCCTGGCCTCAGACAGCAGTGCCTCTTCCGACGGCCCCCATCCAGCCATCACCCCCTCATGGTCCCTGGGATCTGGCGTCACTCTCCTCACTGAAGCCCTGGTGACCGTCACCCCCATCGAGGTTATCAATTCCAgcatcacagaaatagaaacaacgACTTCCAGCATCCCTGGGGCCTCAGACACAGATCACAGCCCCACGGAAGGGGTGAAGGCCTCGCCCACCTCCAATCCACCAGCTCTGCCTGACTCCACTGATGCAAAACCACACAGCACCGAGGCCACAGCCTCTGCCGAGACCCTGTCCACAGCCAGCACCACAGAGTCAACCGCACCTGATGCCACGGTTAGGAACCCACTCCCCACCAACAGCACCACAGAAAGAGAAGTGACAGCACCCAGGGCCACGACCGTCAGTGGAACTCTGGCCACAGTTAGCAGGAATCCCCTGGAAGAAACCTCAGCCCTCTCTGTTGAGACACCAAGTTACGTCAAAGTCTCAGGAGCAGCTCTCGTCTCCACAGAGGCCGGGTCAGCAGTGGGCAAAACAGCTTCCTTTGCTGGGTGCTCTGCTTCCTCCTACAGCACCTCAAAAGCCACCATCAAGAACTTCACCCCTTCAGAGACACCGACCACGGACATCACAACCAAAGGGCCCTTCCGCACCAGCAGGGACCCTCTTCCTTCTGTCCCTCCAACTACAGCCAACAGCAGCCGAGGGACGAACAGCACCTTAGCCAAGACCACAACCTCAGCGAAGACCCCGATGAAGCCCCCAACAGCCACGCCCACCACTGCTCAGACGAGGCCAAACACAGACGTGAGTACAG GCAGGGGCGATAGAAACATGTTTCACACCCAGGAAGCATTGGCCCCCGCTGAACGTTCTCTCCGATGCCAGGCAGTGCCACCAGCTTCAT GTGAAAATGTAGGTTTCTTCCTCCTGCGGCTGAGTGTGGCCTCCTCGGAAGACCTCACTGACCCCAGAGTGGCAGAGAGGCTGATGCAGCAG CTCCGCCAGGGACTCCACGCCCACGTGCCTCACTTCCAGGTCTCCTTACTGCGCATCAGGAGAGGCTAA